From the genome of Geothrix sp. 21YS21S-4, one region includes:
- a CDS encoding RHS repeat-associated core domain-containing protein — MHSLSLDQGIGSVIGTNSRWVSPSGTTTYTLTATNSLNGVSVTRTAGATVTVNPRPTVPTITAFYADPAIIGVGNGTTLRWNVTNSVGDVTVTLSGSSVPASGSMWVVPGTSTTYTLTATNNLDPSKSVTASAAVTVIQKPVISFSASPTSVNVGNSTTLSWSITNNPTSVTIDNGIGGVGASGSLAVTPLSNTTYTITASNLGGTTSAQVSISVTQKPVIVSFTASPSGITKGRSSTLAWVVQGADSITLNGQAMSTSSLVVAPASTQIYTLVVNNSAGADSAQVTVTVTESGTLTWKRDILYLGTREAAEIDATGMHVTMVDHLGSPRIVTGPTGQVESRQKYLPFGELLDQSGSTYISSKGYTNHEQTDTSGLIYMQARFYMPWMGRFASPDPARDQHFEDTQSWNIYSYLRNKPIMSTDPTGMEEAINAHARKGADNDERGLQDDDTHKKRKKAEVDKGRPKSTNDGAPKPAPGIIPPGGKAPSLTPVTPSEDKSAKPQAPVKPKTPEKESGGIHAGVFGFGGVEADGAVAGFFHGAIHEIDTAEGHSTGLLTEAWGGGEVAVLGGGKITTVENVKSGGVLSGGFVFGGASLSAGPLAGTQLGIVSGPGWIGVYWEGHAGPGAVGGGGYIRW; from the coding sequence ATGCATTCCCTTTCCCTCGATCAGGGGATCGGAAGCGTGATCGGAACGAACAGTAGGTGGGTGAGTCCGAGTGGAACGACGACCTACACGCTGACGGCGACGAACAGCCTGAACGGGGTGAGCGTCACCCGAACTGCCGGCGCCACGGTGACGGTGAATCCGAGGCCGACGGTGCCGACGATCACGGCGTTCTATGCGGATCCCGCGATCATCGGCGTTGGAAATGGAACCACGCTGAGATGGAATGTCACCAACAGTGTGGGAGATGTGACGGTGACGCTGTCGGGAAGCAGCGTGCCCGCCAGCGGCTCGATGTGGGTCGTGCCCGGAACAAGCACCACTTATACGCTGACGGCAACGAACAATCTGGACCCGAGCAAGTCGGTGACCGCAAGCGCAGCGGTGACGGTGATCCAGAAGCCGGTTATTTCGTTCAGTGCGAGTCCGACGAGCGTGAATGTGGGGAACAGTACGACGCTGAGCTGGAGCATCACCAATAATCCGACCTCGGTAACGATCGACAATGGGATCGGAGGGGTGGGGGCATCCGGATCGTTGGCCGTGACGCCGCTGTCGAATACGACCTACACGATCACGGCGAGCAACCTGGGAGGCACGACCAGTGCCCAGGTGAGCATCTCCGTGACGCAGAAACCCGTGATCGTGAGCTTCACGGCCAGCCCGAGCGGCATTACCAAGGGGCGCAGCTCGACACTTGCCTGGGTCGTTCAGGGGGCGGATTCGATCACTCTGAATGGGCAGGCCATGAGCACGAGCAGCCTCGTGGTAGCTCCCGCGAGCACTCAGATCTACACTCTCGTGGTGAATAACAGTGCAGGGGCAGACAGCGCTCAGGTGACGGTCACCGTCACGGAGAGCGGAACGCTGACCTGGAAGCGGGACATCCTGTATCTGGGAACGAGGGAGGCCGCGGAGATCGATGCGACCGGCATGCACGTGACAATGGTCGATCATCTTGGGAGCCCGAGGATCGTGACCGGACCGACGGGGCAGGTGGAATCCCGGCAGAAATACTTGCCCTTCGGAGAACTGCTCGACCAGAGCGGATCGACCTACATCAGCTCGAAGGGCTATACGAATCACGAGCAGACGGATACCTCGGGATTGATCTACATGCAGGCGCGGTTCTACATGCCGTGGATGGGGAGGTTCGCCAGTCCCGATCCGGCAAGGGACCAGCATTTCGAGGACACGCAGAGCTGGAATATCTATAGCTACCTGCGGAACAAGCCGATCATGAGCACCGATCCCACGGGCATGGAAGAGGCCATCAATGCGCACGCCCGAAAGGGTGCGGATAATGATGAAAGAGGGTTACAGGACGACGATACTCATAAGAAAAGAAAGAAAGCTGAGGTTGATAAGGGGCGGCCAAAAAGTACCAATGATGGTGCGCCTAAACCAGCCCCCGGAATAATTCCGCCAGGAGGGAAAGCACCCTCATTAACCCCAGTTACTCCTTCGGAAGACAAATCAGCAAAGCCGCAAGCACCAGTAAAGCCAAAAACCCCAGAAAAAGAGTCTGGAGGAATTCATGCTGGCGTATTCGGTTTTGGAGGAGTTGAAGCTGACGGGGCTGTGGCGGGATTTTTTCATGGAGCGATACATGAAATCGACACAGCTGAAGGGCATAGCACAGGCCTATTGACAGAGGCGTGGGGCGGCGGTGAAGTGGCGGTTCTAGGTGGTGGCAAGATCACTACTGTTGAAAATGTAAAAAGTGGAGGAGTCTTGAGTGGAGGGTTTGTTTTTGGAGGTGCTAGCCTAAGTGCCGGGCCGCTCGCAGGTACTCAGCTTGGGATAGTGAGTGGGCCTGGTTGGATAGGAGTTTATTGGGAGGGGCATGCCGGACCTGGCGCTGTGGGGGGTGGAGGGTACATTAGATGGTAA
- a CDS encoding RHS repeat-associated core domain-containing protein, with the protein MLDQSNSSYISSKGYTNHEQTDTSGLIYMQARFYMPWMGRFTSPDPARDQHFEDTQSWNIYSYVRNKPIMSTDPTGMEEAINAHARKGADNDERGLQDDDTQKKRKETERTRTNTAVAGSVGAVATRSLVAQFGSWLMGALNTAGTAVVPYVAALLMVSDASPAALAQQKAKEANADAAKKGDTKEGSDETGKTTKEIKERKTPGRDGGKSEHIIEKEDGQTISKTHRVTKDGEIVHQHQDHVGKSGTIRRFPDEWTGTKTK; encoded by the coding sequence CTGCTGGATCAGAGCAATTCCAGCTACATCAGCTCGAAGGGCTACACGAACCACGAGCAGACGGATACCTCGGGATTGATCTACATGCAGGCGCGGTTCTACATGCCGTGGATGGGAAGGTTCACCAGCCCCGATCCAGCTCGGGATCAGCATTTCGAGGACACGCAGAGCTGGAATATCTATAGCTACGTGCGGAATAAGCCGATCATGAGTACCGATCCCACGGGCATGGAAGAGGCCATCAATGCGCACGCCCGAAAGGGTGCGGATAATGATGAAAGGGGATTACAGGACGACGATACTCAAAAGAAAAGAAAGGAAACTGAAAGGACCCGGACAAATACGGCGGTCGCCGGAAGTGTTGGAGCAGTTGCAACTCGAAGTTTGGTAGCCCAATTTGGTTCATGGCTGATGGGAGCGCTTAACACTGCTGGAACGGCAGTAGTCCCTTATGTAGCCGCATTACTTATGGTATCCGATGCATCGCCGGCGGCATTGGCCCAACAGAAGGCAAAGGAAGCCAATGCGGATGCGGCAAAGAAAGGTGACACGAAAGAGGGCAGTGATGAGACAGGAAAAACAACGAAGGAAATAAAAGAACGAAAAACTCCAGGAAGAGATGGCGGTAAGTCTGAGCATATTATTGAGAAAGAAGATGGGCAGACAATTTCGAAAACACACCGGGTAACAAAGGATGGCGAGATTGTTCATCAGCACCAGGATCATGTAGGCAAAAGTGGCACTATTCGCCGGTTTCCTGATGAGTGGACTGGGACCAAAACCAAGTAA
- a CDS encoding RHS repeat domain-containing protein gives MVDHLGSPRIVTGPTGQVESRQKYLPFGELLDQSGSSYIISKGYTNHEQTDTSGLIYMQARFYMPWMGRFTSPDPARDQHFEDTQSWNIYSYVRNKPIMSTDPTGMEEAINAHARKGADNDERGLQDDDTQKKRKKAEVDRGRPKNTNDGEPKPGTKMIPAGGIAPSLTPGSFQPLMPATTQSVSNDSASTNAATISTAIKATSHTLKIVASMGDGPVAKAAGSAGKVAPIASILGDINSANAGNMTKAQVATNAGITAILYGLGKAAGAEVASFAGLIVSEIKWANQQIEDFAKTFPTQFTPR, from the coding sequence ATGGTCGATCATCTCGGGAGCCCGAGGATCGTGACCGGACCGACGGGGCAGGTAGAATCCCGGCAGAAGTATCTGCCGTTCGGGGAACTGTTGGATCAGAGCGGATCCAGCTACATCATTTCCAAGGGCTACACGAACCACGAGCAGACGGATACTTCGGGATTGATCTACATGCAGGCGCGGTTCTACATGCCGTGGATGGGACGGTTCACGTCCCCCGATCCCGCCAGAGACCAGCACTTCGAGGACACGCAGAGCTGGAACATCTATAGCTACGTGCGGAACAAGCCGATCATGAGCACCGATCCCACGGGCATGGAAGAGGCCATCAATGCGCACGCCCGAAAGGGTGCTGATAATGATGAAAGAGGATTACAGGACGACGATACCCAAAAGAAAAGAAAGAAGGCTGAGGTTGATAGGGGACGGCCAAAAAATACCAATGATGGAGAGCCTAAACCAGGGACAAAGATGATCCCTGCAGGAGGCATTGCTCCATCATTAACTCCCGGTAGTTTCCAGCCACTTATGCCTGCTACAACTCAATCTGTCTCAAATGATTCTGCCTCGACAAATGCAGCAACAATTTCAACTGCTATAAAAGCGACATCTCATACTTTAAAAATTGTGGCATCGATGGGAGATGGGCCAGTCGCAAAAGCTGCTGGATCCGCCGGTAAAGTGGCACCAATTGCTAGCATTTTGGGAGACATTAATAGTGCTAATGCGGGGAATATGACCAAAGCTCAGGTGGCAACAAATGCTGGAATAACAGCGATTCTATATGGTCTTGGAAAAGCCGCAGGGGCTGAAGTTGCTAGTTTTGCGGGTCTTATAGTTAGTGAAATTAAATGGGCAAACCAACAGATAGAGGATTTTGCAAAAACTTTTCCCACTCAATTTACTCCGAGGTAG